The Methanobacterium sp. BAmetb5 genome includes a region encoding these proteins:
- a CDS encoding NifB/NifX family molybdenum-iron cluster-binding protein: MKIAVASTDGKLINLHFGDANRFLIFELKDGEGKFQEMREKTSIPLNNHQERWVASIDLINDCKAVLCSKIGNEPTIELRKRGIKPIQLDCDVKDAIEECSKHLLN, translated from the coding sequence ATGAAGATAGCTGTGGCATCAACTGATGGAAAACTTATTAATTTGCATTTTGGTGATGCAAATCGTTTTTTAATTTTCGAACTTAAGGATGGAGAGGGGAAATTTCAGGAAATGAGAGAAAAAACATCAATACCCTTAAATAATCATCAAGAACGCTGGGTTGCTTCAATAGATTTAATCAATGATTGTAAAGCCGTTCTATGTAGCAAAATTGGCAATGAACCCACTATTGAACTTAGAAAACGGGGTATAAAACCAATACAACTGGATTGTGATGTTAAAGACGCTATAGAAGAATGCTCTAAGCATTTATTAAATTAA
- the nifN gene encoding nitrogenase iron-molybdenum cofactor biosynthesis protein NifN — protein sequence MNHSNCHPDKKFAVVNPSKICQPMGAVQALLGVKDTMPLVHGSQGCSTYMRFQLTRHFREPIEVASTSLSEKTVIYGGEFNLMKALKNITEKQTPRMIAVASSCLTETIGDDMAGIVEKFKDANLDQDLPVIIPVSTPSYTESHVEGYNRTIKALVEHLAIKSVSNDKINIITGIISPADVTQVKDILKTLKCNSIILTDTSENLDGPLTEETLSLYESGTSVEEIEDTANSLGTVTLSKHVNSAGVFLEKKFKVNSIAGPLPAGLENTDEFIKNLCLLGDYEIPKSLEKDRGRLLDAMVDAHSYNYHRKVAIFGDPDFVSGMTRFTAEMGMIPSVVCTGTKSKIFNEDMDCISREKEISPVILAGGDLYDMHQAIKERGADILIGNSYGASMAQEENIPLFRVGFPIFDRLGAQRISTLGYQGGIEFVDRITNTILDFYYDEAGYEIIEQKTKEEVEKTKKSQYSTMEEI from the coding sequence ATGAATCATAGTAACTGTCACCCGGATAAAAAATTTGCCGTAGTCAATCCTTCCAAAATCTGTCAGCCCATGGGAGCAGTGCAGGCCCTCCTGGGGGTTAAAGACACCATGCCCCTCGTACACGGTTCCCAAGGCTGCAGTACCTATATGCGATTCCAGCTCACCAGACACTTCCGTGAACCCATTGAGGTTGCTTCAACTTCACTGAGTGAGAAGACCGTCATTTATGGTGGGGAATTCAACTTAATGAAGGCCCTGAAAAATATCACTGAAAAGCAAACCCCCCGCATGATAGCAGTGGCCTCAAGTTGTCTAACTGAAACCATAGGGGATGACATGGCTGGTATCGTCGAAAAATTTAAAGATGCCAATCTGGACCAGGACCTGCCTGTCATCATCCCAGTTTCAACTCCCAGTTACACCGAATCCCACGTAGAAGGTTATAATCGGACCATAAAAGCACTTGTTGAACATTTAGCCATAAAATCTGTGTCCAATGATAAGATAAACATTATTACCGGTATTATATCCCCAGCTGACGTGACCCAGGTTAAAGATATTCTAAAAACGCTCAAATGTAACAGTATCATCCTGACTGACACCTCTGAAAACCTGGATGGTCCTTTAACCGAGGAAACACTGTCATTATATGAGAGTGGTACCAGTGTGGAGGAAATTGAAGACACTGCTAACTCCCTGGGAACTGTTACCCTTTCCAAACATGTGAATTCAGCAGGGGTCTTTCTAGAGAAAAAATTCAAAGTTAATTCCATTGCTGGCCCCCTTCCCGCAGGACTGGAAAACACCGATGAATTCATTAAAAACTTGTGCCTGCTGGGAGATTATGAAATCCCTAAATCCCTGGAAAAAGACAGAGGTAGGCTTTTAGACGCAATGGTGGACGCCCATTCCTATAACTATCATCGTAAAGTGGCCATATTTGGAGATCCGGACTTTGTGTCGGGAATGACACGTTTCACTGCGGAAATGGGAATGATACCATCGGTGGTGTGTACCGGGACAAAAAGCAAGATATTCAATGAGGATATGGACTGTATCTCCCGAGAGAAAGAAATTTCTCCAGTTATCCTGGCCGGTGGTGATCTTTACGACATGCACCAGGCAATTAAGGAAAGGGGAGCTGATATTTTAATCGGCAACTCTTACGGTGCCAGCATGGCCCAGGAAGAAAATATCCCCCTCTTCCGAGTAGGATTCCCCATATTCGACCGGTTAGGAGCACAAAGAATATCTACACTGGGGTACCAAGGTGGAATTGAATTTGTGGACAGAATAACCAACACCATACTTGATTTTTACTACGATGAAGCAGGATACGAAATAATAGAACAAAAAACCAAAGAAGAAGTGGAAAAAACTAAAAAATCCCAGTACTCTACCATGGAGGAGATTTAA
- a CDS encoding molybdopterin-dependent oxidoreductase, giving the protein MKTVITTCTRDCPGACSIIASAENGKVTKLRGNPQHDITAGFLCKNTTQYLENYFYSDKRILHPLLKVDGTWERISWDEALDIAALKISEVIKEHGSSSILYYQGFGARTALQAMNRRFFNLLGGVTTTYGTVCGGIGHTAMEADFGAKVSHDPLDHLHSNHILVWGRNPAVTDIHLWRILRKVQRKGTPITVIDPIKTKTARLADIYIQPKAGYDYYLAMALAKIILKLDQPQKNYVDHDFIENSTLYFDSYQQILDKYSLDFLSHKCGVDLDVIRKLAVSYAEGDPSSIITGWGLHRYQQGHLIFRMVDALAAITGNIGVSGGGVSQGFEEYAYFDFSVELEELGENQRKIPMPTIGEALLSTPQPQIKLIFVSSGNPVTLNPNSLKVKRGFKSADFVIMIDHFLNDTSDVAHLFLPGTTYLEEEDLMGSYGHNWVSPVNRVIPPQGEAKSEFEIFQLLAERLDFKDEMSGDPGRWLKKLAEPILKRGITFEELQKAPQMMVNRNDIPFSAGKFQTLSGKFEFIHAFEPGNNSVQGYPLRLLSTIPADFVGSVPPGDSTDGAPEVQVHPDILTDIDLADGDPAIIESSVGNLTVRIKRNSDIPKDCVLVHKGGWLKHDQCVNVLTQDIISEVGDGTPYYDTWVKIIPVKQY; this is encoded by the coding sequence TTGAAAACTGTTATCACCACGTGTACACGGGACTGTCCCGGTGCTTGCAGCATAATTGCCAGTGCAGAGAATGGTAAAGTTACCAAATTAAGGGGTAATCCCCAGCATGATATCACTGCCGGTTTTCTGTGCAAAAATACTACCCAATACCTGGAAAACTATTTTTACAGCGATAAAAGAATTCTCCACCCCCTCCTGAAGGTGGACGGGACCTGGGAAAGGATCAGCTGGGACGAAGCACTAGATATTGCTGCTTTGAAGATTTCTGAGGTTATAAAAGAACACGGAAGTTCTTCCATCCTTTATTATCAGGGTTTTGGTGCCCGTACCGCCCTTCAGGCCATGAACCGGAGATTTTTCAACCTGCTGGGAGGGGTGACCACCACCTACGGTACAGTGTGCGGGGGAATCGGACACACTGCCATGGAAGCCGACTTCGGGGCCAAAGTATCCCACGATCCCCTGGATCATCTCCACAGCAACCACATACTGGTGTGGGGACGTAATCCAGCAGTGACTGATATACATCTATGGAGGATTTTAAGGAAAGTTCAAAGAAAGGGGACACCAATTACCGTAATCGACCCGATTAAAACAAAAACTGCTAGACTTGCTGACATATACATTCAGCCCAAAGCCGGATATGACTACTACCTAGCCATGGCCTTGGCCAAGATCATCTTAAAACTTGACCAGCCACAGAAAAACTACGTGGATCATGATTTTATTGAAAACTCCACTCTTTACTTTGATTCTTACCAGCAAATACTGGATAAATACTCCCTTGATTTTTTATCCCATAAATGTGGGGTGGACTTGGATGTAATCCGAAAATTAGCAGTTTCCTATGCAGAAGGTGATCCTTCCAGCATTATTACTGGATGGGGTCTTCACCGATACCAGCAGGGCCATCTGATCTTCCGTATGGTAGATGCACTCGCCGCAATAACTGGAAATATTGGAGTCTCTGGTGGAGGAGTTAGCCAGGGTTTTGAAGAATATGCATACTTTGATTTCTCGGTAGAACTGGAGGAACTGGGAGAAAACCAGCGGAAAATTCCCATGCCCACCATTGGGGAGGCCTTACTTTCCACCCCCCAACCCCAGATTAAACTCATTTTCGTGTCCTCAGGTAATCCTGTGACCCTTAATCCCAACTCCTTAAAGGTTAAGAGGGGGTTTAAAAGTGCAGATTTTGTGATTATGATTGACCATTTTCTGAATGACACCTCCGATGTGGCGCATCTGTTCTTACCTGGAACCACCTATCTGGAAGAGGAGGATCTGATGGGTAGTTATGGGCATAACTGGGTTTCACCCGTAAACCGGGTAATTCCACCCCAGGGGGAGGCAAAGTCAGAATTTGAAATATTCCAGCTACTGGCAGAGCGGTTGGATTTTAAAGATGAAATGTCCGGTGATCCGGGAAGGTGGCTTAAAAAACTGGCCGAACCAATCCTAAAAAGAGGCATAACCTTTGAAGAATTACAGAAAGCTCCCCAAATGATGGTTAACCGGAATGATATTCCATTTAGTGCTGGGAAATTTCAAACATTATCAGGTAAGTTTGAATTCATACATGCCTTTGAACCTGGAAACAATTCAGTACAAGGTTATCCTTTAAGATTGCTTTCAACCATACCCGCGGATTTTGTAGGATCAGTACCCCCTGGAGATTCCACTGATGGAGCTCCGGAAGTCCAGGTTCATCCCGATATTTTAACAGACATTGATTTGGCAGATGGTGATCCGGCTATTATTGAATCATCGGTGGGAAACCTAACTGTAAGGATAAAGAGAAATTCTGACATTCCAAAAGATTGTGTTCTGGTCCACAAAGGAGGATGGTTGAAACATGACCAATGTGTGAATGTTTTAACTCAGGACATCATCAGTGAGGTGGGGGATGGAACTCCCTATTATGACACATGGGTGAAGATAATCCCGGTAAAACAGTATTAA
- a CDS encoding 4Fe-4S dicluster domain-containing protein — protein MTKVIIDYEKCEGVECGECAEVCSMEVLTIDEDKIIVKNPEGCSLCEVCTDICPNEAIKLVD, from the coding sequence ATGACTAAAGTAATCATTGACTATGAAAAATGTGAAGGAGTTGAGTGCGGAGAATGTGCCGAGGTCTGCTCCATGGAAGTCCTGACAATAGATGAGGATAAGATAATCGTGAAAAATCCGGAAGGATGCAGTTTATGTGAAGTCTGTACTGATATTTGCCCCAATGAAGCCATTAAACTGGTTGATTAA
- the wtpA gene encoding tungstate ABC transporter substrate-binding protein WtpA, with product MDKKQMAAIAIIIIAVIGVGIYGYNAYIGSSESGTITIYAAASLAKQMNATAAEFKKQHPNVDVQIQYGGSSDLISQITQLNKSVDIMASADYGLIDKNMIPTYTSFNLEYARNELVIAYTDKSQNSSQINSNNWYQILNQSDVKIGIADPNSAPAGYRGVMMIQLANSYYNNSNIFNDIIASNCAITSQANGSGYIISSPRNLNPTSKIVSRPAVSDLMPVLQSDSVDYVLVYKSDAEQQKSSGVKYVTLPGELALSNTTYESTYKNYKLKQFSDTTNKSKSITLSPIVYGITVLNNAPQRDLAIEFVQLLLSSEGNKITQNCFQDPIVPAIATNGSTNIPQSLQQYVKQ from the coding sequence ATGGACAAAAAACAAATGGCAGCAATTGCGATTATAATAATTGCCGTTATCGGAGTGGGCATATATGGGTACAATGCCTATATAGGTTCCTCCGAGAGCGGTACCATAACTATATATGCCGCTGCCAGCCTGGCCAAACAAATGAATGCCACTGCGGCAGAATTTAAAAAACAACACCCCAACGTCGACGTGCAGATACAGTACGGTGGAAGTTCGGATCTCATCAGTCAGATAACCCAGCTTAACAAGTCTGTGGATATCATGGCCTCCGCTGATTACGGTCTCATAGATAAGAATATGATACCTACTTATACCAGCTTTAACCTGGAGTACGCTCGTAACGAGCTGGTAATCGCCTACACTGATAAGAGTCAGAACAGTAGCCAGATCAACAGCAACAACTGGTACCAGATTCTAAACCAGTCCGATGTAAAGATAGGTATAGCTGACCCCAACTCCGCACCAGCCGGATACCGTGGAGTGATGATGATACAGCTGGCCAACAGCTACTACAACAACAGCAACATATTCAACGATATCATTGCCTCTAACTGCGCCATCACTTCCCAGGCCAATGGAAGTGGATACATTATAAGCAGCCCCCGCAATTTAAACCCCACTTCTAAAATAGTTTCCAGACCTGCAGTATCCGATTTAATGCCAGTACTACAGTCTGACTCTGTTGATTACGTCCTAGTATACAAGAGTGACGCCGAACAGCAGAAGAGTTCCGGTGTTAAATACGTAACCCTTCCTGGGGAACTGGCACTATCCAACACCACCTACGAATCAACCTACAAAAATTACAAGTTAAAACAGTTCAGTGACACCACCAATAAAAGCAAATCAATAACTTTGAGTCCTATTGTATACGGAATCACCGTGTTAAACAATGCCCCCCAGAGGGATCTGGCCATTGAGTTTGTGCAACTCCTTCTAAGTTCTGAAGGCAATAAAATAACTCAGAATTGCTTCCAAGACCCAATAGTACCAGCAATAGCAACCAATGGTTCCACCAACATTCCCCAATCATTACAGCAATATGTAAAACAGTAG
- the wtpB gene encoding tungstate ABC transporter permease WtpB, whose protein sequence is MRKLDYTTIFFAIMGSFLFLFILVPILNLMVSADPGSILNNLQDKEVMSAIFISVYCALAATLIAVIFGVPLAYILARHDFTGKGFVEAVIDVPIVIPHTISGIALLLIFTSTGVIGAPLGQLGLVFTDAIPGIVVAMLFASASFVVNSAREGFESVDPRMEKVARTLGSGSFKTFFIITLPLAVRSIVVGSIMCWARAISEFGAIIIIAYFPTTAPVLIYRRFVDFGLSEATPVAVILISLCLLLFLVVRLIMKGWRTYDKN, encoded by the coding sequence ATGCGAAAACTAGACTACACCACAATTTTCTTTGCCATTATGGGGTCTTTCCTGTTCCTGTTTATTTTAGTTCCCATACTTAACCTGATGGTATCTGCAGATCCCGGTTCTATTCTAAACAACCTCCAGGATAAAGAGGTGATGAGTGCCATATTCATCAGTGTGTACTGTGCCCTTGCTGCCACCCTCATTGCCGTTATTTTTGGTGTGCCCCTGGCCTATATCCTGGCACGGCATGATTTTACCGGTAAGGGATTTGTAGAGGCAGTGATTGATGTGCCCATTGTAATCCCCCATACCATTAGTGGTATCGCCCTTTTACTGATTTTTACGTCAACCGGTGTGATTGGAGCGCCTTTGGGGCAGTTGGGACTGGTTTTCACCGATGCAATCCCTGGTATTGTGGTTGCCATGCTTTTTGCCAGTGCCTCTTTTGTGGTAAACTCTGCCCGGGAAGGATTTGAAAGTGTGGACCCTCGAATGGAGAAGGTAGCCCGGACACTGGGTTCTGGATCCTTTAAAACATTTTTTATAATCACTTTACCCCTGGCCGTACGCAGTATTGTAGTTGGTTCCATAATGTGCTGGGCCCGGGCTATAAGCGAATTTGGAGCCATTATAATCATTGCTTATTTTCCTACAACCGCTCCGGTCCTTATTTACAGAAGATTCGTGGATTTCGGATTGTCAGAAGCCACACCAGTAGCGGTTATTTTAATATCACTATGTCTGTTACTTTTCCTGGTGGTCAGACTGATTATGAAAGGATGGAGAACCTATGATAAAAATTGA